One Polynucleobacter necessarius genomic window, CCCCTCTGGGTCAGGCGTTGCCACTACGGTAACTGTAGGCTCTGTTGCGGCACCAATGCTCGATAAGGTTGGCTACGAAAAGAATGCTGCAGGTGGCCTCCTAGCTGCAGGTGGTCTTGGTGCCATTATTTCACCGCCTGTATTAGGAGCAGCTGCATTTTTGATTGCAGACTTTCTCAAGATCTCTTACTTGGATGTATTGCTGATGGCAACCATCCCCACCATTCTGTTTTATTTGGGTTTATTTGTCATGGTGGAAATCGACGTGCGCAAATATGGCATGAAAAATATTCATTTTGAATCTGCTGAATCCGCCTGGCAACTAACTAAAAAATACTGGTTCCATTTCTTTTCACTAATTTCGATTGTGGTATTCATGATGTTCGGCTTCTCGCCAGTCATGTCAGTGTTCTGGGCGACAGTTGTTTCATCATTCTCCAGCATGCTGCGAGAAGATACCGCGATCATCCCCTGGGCCTGGTTTAAGGGCAAAGAACCCATCTTATCCGGACTATACAAATCCAACCTAACTAGTGCTTTAGCTTCCGGCTCAACTGGCGTGTTAGCCATTGCGGCAACTTGCGCCGGAGCTGGTCTCTTTGTTGGTACAGTCACACTAACTGGACTGGGATTGAAATTTAGTTCGATTGTGATTCAATATGCTGGTGGCTCTTTGCTTCTAACTGCCATCTTCACCGCCCTCATTGTTTGGATTGTTGGTCTTGCAGTTCCAGTAACGGCGTCTTACATTATTTGTGCAGTCATCGCCGCACCCACCCTAATTAATTTGGGCGTACCGGCATTTGCTGCTCATATGTTTATCTTTTATTACGCCGTTTTATCGGAGGTTTCTCCTCCAACTGCGTTGTCCCCTTTTGCAGCAGCAGCCATTTGCAAAGGAAATCCCTACAGAACAATATTGCAAACCTGGAAATATGTTGCCCCAGCAATTTTGGTGCCATTCATGTTCGTTCTCAATAAGTCAGGCGTGAGCTTATTGTTGATGGGTTCCAGCAATGCGCTTGAACAAGCAGATTGGTCTCAGATTGCATGGATTTCATTTACCGCTGTGATTGGGATTATCTGTTTGGCAGGCGGATTGCAAGGCTGGTTTATTGAGAAGACCAAAACCTTTGAGCGCATCATGATGGTTGTATCCGGGGTTGCGCTTGCCTACCCTTCCACAGAAGCTGACCTCATTGGCTTTATTGGTTTTGGAGTGGTGCTTATTACACAAGCTCTCACCTATTTCAAACTGAATCGCAGATCATCCTAACGAGATTTTCTGAGATGCATGGAATTCAGCCCGCTATTGTGGGCTGAACTCTTTTTAAGAGAGGCCTCTTACAAGACTCATCCTCAGGAAATCTTAGTCCAAGGAGATTTGCCAGCATATTTCTGTATTGACGCTTCATCAAACTCAAATCCAAGACCTGGGGTTTTATGCAAAATGAGATCCCCATTTTTAAATGCCAACTGCTTATTGATTAATCTGCGGAAATTGAGCACCTGATCGTCCAAGAAAAATTCTACGAAGCGTGCGTTAGGTGTTGCCGCTACTAGTGGCGCATGCAAATCATGAAACCAATGCGGGCACGCTGCAATCCCTTTGACATCAGCATAGGCAGAAATACGACGCCATTCGGTAATACCACCACAAACAGCGGCATCGGACTGCAAAATAATCGCACCACCAGATTCAATGAGCTCTCTAAAGCGCCAACGACCCGCCTCCATTTCTCCGGGCGACATTGATGGTAGTTTGTCGAGCTAGCGCAGCATGCAAGTCAATCGCATCTGGAGAAAATGGCTCTTCTATCCAATACGGGTTATAGGCCTCAAACCTGCGGACATACTCTAGCGCTGTGGGCAGATCTCGCCAGGCATTGTTGGCATCCAGCGTCAATAGAACTTCATCACCAATGGCTTTGCGTACAGCCTTAACACGTGTTTCCTCTTCTGCAGGCGATAAACGTCCGACTTTCATTTTGACGGCCCTAAAGCCTTGCTTTACATACGACTCCACATCCTTACCAAGCTTGGCCGGCGTTTTTCCATCAAGGTAGTAGCCACCACTCGCATAAGCAGGCACACGATCATCAACAACCGATCCGAGGTATTGGTGTAAAGGTAGCCCAGCAGATCGGGCATTTAAATCCCAAAGAGCAGTATCTAATATTGAAATCCCCCGCATTACAGCACCAGTACGCCCTTGCAAAATGGATTCGCTATACATTTCCATCCAGAGGCCCTCGGAGCGATGGCTGTTCTGACCAATCAATTTTGGTGCCAGCAGTTGCTGAACAGCAATTTTGGCAATTTCACCGCCTGCACTACCAACATAGCAAAAGCCCATTCCCTCATTGCCATCCTTGCCGCAGACTTTTACTAAACAATAATGTCGCTCAGATACAGTGCGAGTGGAAAATGAGGTGACCTTATCGAGAGGTACTGCGACTGATGTTACCTGCACTGATTCAATAATCGGCATCTGAACTCCTTAATCAAAAATTTATTTTATCCAGTATTCCAATGCTTGATTTGGCAGCATTTATGGCAATTTATTGCACTACAACAAAAGAATTCAGCCATGGTTTCACATTATTAGATAATGATTCTGTGAAAAAAATTGTGTCCGCTTATCGCCTCCTTGCCAGAAAGCTCGCATTTATCCTGAGGGGCAGCCTCATTGGCCTGACTTTAGGCTTTAGTCAGATATCTGAAACTAAAACACCAGCTCAAAAATCCAACGAGAACCGCCAAAAGGTGACGGTGCAAAACACAAAATCGGTGGGGTTTAAGGATAAATCTGTAGTAACCAACTCTAAAACTAACAGCATGAGCATGAGCCTGAATCCATCGCTCTTTCAGAAAAAAAGTCCGGATGAGTTGATGCTCAATATAGATGCGAATCTAGACTACCGAGTCTCGCAAGGTTGTCTCCAGCGTAGCTTTTTTGAAGGTAACTTACCGGCAAGCATTGGGATTAATAACCCACA contains:
- a CDS encoding TRAP transporter permease, giving the protein MNQNTIDHETQEKLDAFIKQEEGDPNDYKGLLAKFITLVAVGMSLFHLYAAFSIVPTQQLRVIHVALVLFLVFLSFPSMARFKKRLMPWDVIFALGSIAIAYYILSGGDDFMDRNTAPNSTDVIVGIGLIILILESVRRTNGMVLVTVTVLFLLYALFGNYLPAPWTHKGYGLDRLVGYMYMTLEGVYGTAVDVSATLIILFTIFGAFLQFTGAGKFFIDFSFAAMGGKSSGVGRTIVLSSFLMGGPSGSGVATTVTVGSVAAPMLDKVGYEKNAAGGLLAAGGLGAIISPPVLGAAAFLIADFLKISYLDVLLMATIPTILFYLGLFVMVEIDVRKYGMKNIHFESAESAWQLTKKYWFHFFSLISIVVFMMFGFSPVMSVFWATVVSSFSSMLREDTAIIPWAWFKGKEPILSGLYKSNLTSALASGSTGVLAIAATCAGAGLFVGTVTLTGLGLKFSSIVIQYAGGSLLLTAIFTALIVWIVGLAVPVTASYIICAVIAAPTLINLGVPAFAAHMFIFYYAVLSEVSPPTALSPFAAAAICKGNPYRTILQTWKYVAPAILVPFMFVLNKSGVSLLLMGSSNALEQADWSQIAWISFTAVIGIICLAGGLQGWFIEKTKTFERIMMVVSGVALAYPSTEADLIGFIGFGVVLITQALTYFKLNRRSS